Proteins from a genomic interval of Rosa chinensis cultivar Old Blush chromosome 2, RchiOBHm-V2, whole genome shotgun sequence:
- the LOC121051360 gene encoding programmed cell death protein 4-like, producing MKNSGNGKSHKGNAREDQVKKDRRSGSGMNGSPKKGGHGGKFTWAGDLGYSTAEMGFQKEVIDAKDPNFEDTVEIPSA from the coding sequence atgaagaacagtGGAAACGGGAAGAGTCACAAAGGGAATGCGAGAGAGGATCAGGTGAAGAAGGACAGGAGATCAGGGTCGGGCATGAATGGATCGCCCAAGAAAGGTGGCCATGGCGGCAAGTTCACCTGGGCCGGTGATCTGGGCTACTCTACGGCCGAGATGGGTTTTCAGAAGGAAGTCATCGACGCCAAGGATCCAAACTTTGAAGACACAGTCGAGATCCCAAGCGCCTGA
- the LOC112187435 gene encoding arginine--tRNA ligase, cytoplasmic isoform X1, which produces MLGSSINLILPPPISPSPFLSLTRLSLPSLPAAELLKASSKKLITATKALSVSTMAAGGENVASLKRQLGQLFEVSIRAVVPDELNVEPVVVPSAGKFGDYQCNNAMDIWSKIKGKGTEFKNPNSVGQAIMGNLPKSEIIESCTVAGPGFVNIVLSKNWMAKSLQKMLIDGIETWAPQLQVRRAVVDFSSPNIAKEMHVGHLRSTIIGDTLARMLEFSKVEVLRRNHVGDWGTQFGMLIQYLFEKFPNVDDVNEMEIGDLQEFYKQSKKRFDEDPAFKERAQAAVVSLQGGTPKYREAWLQICEVSRREFQMVYERLGTHLEEKGESFYNPYIPAVLEKLTDQGLIVESEGARVIHLEGFNIPLIVVKSNGSYNYASTDLAALWYRLNEEKAEWIIYVTDVGQQQHFNMFFKAATLAGWLPVDGSYPKVSHVGFGLVLGEDGKRFRTRSSDVVRLVDLLDEAKSRSKTSLVERGKSEDWTEEELEQTAVAVGYGAVKYADLKNNRLTNYTFDFNQMLNDKGNTAVYLLYMHARICSIIRKSGKDIDELKKTGEIVLGHAGERELALHLLKFSETVEEACTNLLPSVLCEYLYNLSEIYSGKFYSNCQVIGSAEEPSRLLLCEATGVVMRKCFHLLGIEAVYKM; this is translated from the exons ATGTTAGGGTCCTCCATAAACCTCATACTCCCGCCGCCGATTTCACCTTCGCcgtttctctctctcactcgtctctctctcccctccctcCCCGCCGCCG AATTGTTGAAGGCGTCATCCAAGAAGCTTATCACTGCAACTAAGGCGCTCTCGGTATCAACCATGGCAGCT GGAGGAGAGAATGTGGCGAGTTTGAAGCGGCAGTTAGGGCAGCTGTTTGAAGTTTCGATTAGGGCAGTGGTGCCTGATGAGCTGAATGTGGAGCCGGTGGTTGTTCCTTCGGCTGGGAAATTCGGAGACTATCAATG TAACAATGCCATGGACATATGGTCTAAGATTAAGGGAAAGGGAACTGAATTCAAGAATCCTAATTCTGTTGGACAG GCCATCATGGGAAATCTTCCTAAATCAGAAATAATAGAGTCATGCACGGTAGCAGGGCCTGGGTTTGTTAATATTGTGTTGTCAAAGAATTGGATGGCTAAG AGCTTACAAAAGATGCTTATTGATGGGATCGAAACATGGGCACCACAGCTCCAGGTCAGACGGGCTGTTGTAGACTTTTCCTCACCTAATATAGCCAAGGAGATGCATGTTGGCCATTTGCGATCTACAATTATTGGGGACACCCTAGCCCGGATGCTTGAGTTTTCCAAAGTTGAAGTTCTTCGGCGTAATCATGTTGGTGACTGGGGAACACAG TTTGGCATGTTGATTCAATACCTTTTCGAAAAGTTTCCAAACGTGGATGATGTAAATGAAATGGAAATCGGTGATCTTCAG GAATTCTATAAGCAATCAAAAAAGAGATTTGATGAGGATCCGGCCTTCAAGGAGAGAGCACAAGCTGCAGTGGTATCCCTTCAG GGTGGGACTCCCAAGTACCGTGAGGCATGGCTTCAAATCTGTGAAGTCAGCCGTAGAGAGTTTCAAATGGTCTATGAACGGCTTGGAACTCATTTAGAGGAAAAG GGAGAAAGCTTTTATAACCCATATATTCCTGCGGTTTTAGAGAAGTTGACTGATCAAGGACTGATTGTGGAAAGCGAGGGTGCTCGTGTAATCCATCTTGAGGGTTTTAACATCCCCCTTATTGTTGTGAAGAGCAATGGCAGTTATAATTATGCTTCCACTGATTTGGCAGCTCTTTG GTATCGACTTAATGAGGAGAAAGCTGAATGGATCATATATGTTACTGATGTTGGCCAGCAACAACACTTTAATATGTTTTTCAAG GCAGCTACACTCGCAGGTTGGCTTCCAGTTGATGGCTCGTACCCTAAAGTTAGCCATGTTGGTTTTGGTCTTGTTCTTGGAGAAGATGGCAAACGATTCCGGACTCGCTCTTCTGATGTGGTTCGATTGGTTGATTTACTTGATGAAGCCAAGAGCCGAAGCAAAACAAGTCTTGTCGAGCGTG GTAAGAGTGAAGACTGGACTGAAGAGGAGCTTGAGCAAACTGCAGTGGCCGTTGGTTATGGCGCTGTGAA GTATGCTGATCTGAAGAACAACAGATTGACCAATTACACTTTTGATTTCAATCAAATGCTAAATGATAAG GGAAACACTGCTGTTTACTTGCTATACATGCATGCTCGGATCTGTTCAATCATAAGGAAATCTGGCAAAGACATTGACGAATTGAAAAAA ACGGGGGAAATTGTGTTGGGTCATGCGGGTGAGCGTGAATTGGCGCTTCACTTATTAAAGTTTTCTGAG ACTGTGGAGGAGGCTTGCACGAATCTGTTGCCAAGTGTTTTATGTGAATACCTCTATAATCTATCAGAAATCTACAGCGGAAAGTTCTATTCCAATTGCCAG GTTATTGGGTCGGCAGAGGAACCAAGTAGACTCTTGCTTTGTGAAGCAACAGGCGTAGTCATGAGGAAATGCTTTCATCTTCTCGGAATTGAAGCCGTGTACAAGATGTGA
- the LOC112187435 gene encoding arginine--tRNA ligase, chloroplastic/mitochondrial isoform X2 codes for MAAGGENVASLKRQLGQLFEVSIRAVVPDELNVEPVVVPSAGKFGDYQCNNAMDIWSKIKGKGTEFKNPNSVGQAIMGNLPKSEIIESCTVAGPGFVNIVLSKNWMAKSLQKMLIDGIETWAPQLQVRRAVVDFSSPNIAKEMHVGHLRSTIIGDTLARMLEFSKVEVLRRNHVGDWGTQFGMLIQYLFEKFPNVDDVNEMEIGDLQEFYKQSKKRFDEDPAFKERAQAAVVSLQGGTPKYREAWLQICEVSRREFQMVYERLGTHLEEKGESFYNPYIPAVLEKLTDQGLIVESEGARVIHLEGFNIPLIVVKSNGSYNYASTDLAALWYRLNEEKAEWIIYVTDVGQQQHFNMFFKAATLAGWLPVDGSYPKVSHVGFGLVLGEDGKRFRTRSSDVVRLVDLLDEAKSRSKTSLVERGKSEDWTEEELEQTAVAVGYGAVKYADLKNNRLTNYTFDFNQMLNDKGNTAVYLLYMHARICSIIRKSGKDIDELKKTGEIVLGHAGERELALHLLKFSETVEEACTNLLPSVLCEYLYNLSEIYSGKFYSNCQVIGSAEEPSRLLLCEATGVVMRKCFHLLGIEAVYKM; via the exons ATGGCAGCT GGAGGAGAGAATGTGGCGAGTTTGAAGCGGCAGTTAGGGCAGCTGTTTGAAGTTTCGATTAGGGCAGTGGTGCCTGATGAGCTGAATGTGGAGCCGGTGGTTGTTCCTTCGGCTGGGAAATTCGGAGACTATCAATG TAACAATGCCATGGACATATGGTCTAAGATTAAGGGAAAGGGAACTGAATTCAAGAATCCTAATTCTGTTGGACAG GCCATCATGGGAAATCTTCCTAAATCAGAAATAATAGAGTCATGCACGGTAGCAGGGCCTGGGTTTGTTAATATTGTGTTGTCAAAGAATTGGATGGCTAAG AGCTTACAAAAGATGCTTATTGATGGGATCGAAACATGGGCACCACAGCTCCAGGTCAGACGGGCTGTTGTAGACTTTTCCTCACCTAATATAGCCAAGGAGATGCATGTTGGCCATTTGCGATCTACAATTATTGGGGACACCCTAGCCCGGATGCTTGAGTTTTCCAAAGTTGAAGTTCTTCGGCGTAATCATGTTGGTGACTGGGGAACACAG TTTGGCATGTTGATTCAATACCTTTTCGAAAAGTTTCCAAACGTGGATGATGTAAATGAAATGGAAATCGGTGATCTTCAG GAATTCTATAAGCAATCAAAAAAGAGATTTGATGAGGATCCGGCCTTCAAGGAGAGAGCACAAGCTGCAGTGGTATCCCTTCAG GGTGGGACTCCCAAGTACCGTGAGGCATGGCTTCAAATCTGTGAAGTCAGCCGTAGAGAGTTTCAAATGGTCTATGAACGGCTTGGAACTCATTTAGAGGAAAAG GGAGAAAGCTTTTATAACCCATATATTCCTGCGGTTTTAGAGAAGTTGACTGATCAAGGACTGATTGTGGAAAGCGAGGGTGCTCGTGTAATCCATCTTGAGGGTTTTAACATCCCCCTTATTGTTGTGAAGAGCAATGGCAGTTATAATTATGCTTCCACTGATTTGGCAGCTCTTTG GTATCGACTTAATGAGGAGAAAGCTGAATGGATCATATATGTTACTGATGTTGGCCAGCAACAACACTTTAATATGTTTTTCAAG GCAGCTACACTCGCAGGTTGGCTTCCAGTTGATGGCTCGTACCCTAAAGTTAGCCATGTTGGTTTTGGTCTTGTTCTTGGAGAAGATGGCAAACGATTCCGGACTCGCTCTTCTGATGTGGTTCGATTGGTTGATTTACTTGATGAAGCCAAGAGCCGAAGCAAAACAAGTCTTGTCGAGCGTG GTAAGAGTGAAGACTGGACTGAAGAGGAGCTTGAGCAAACTGCAGTGGCCGTTGGTTATGGCGCTGTGAA GTATGCTGATCTGAAGAACAACAGATTGACCAATTACACTTTTGATTTCAATCAAATGCTAAATGATAAG GGAAACACTGCTGTTTACTTGCTATACATGCATGCTCGGATCTGTTCAATCATAAGGAAATCTGGCAAAGACATTGACGAATTGAAAAAA ACGGGGGAAATTGTGTTGGGTCATGCGGGTGAGCGTGAATTGGCGCTTCACTTATTAAAGTTTTCTGAG ACTGTGGAGGAGGCTTGCACGAATCTGTTGCCAAGTGTTTTATGTGAATACCTCTATAATCTATCAGAAATCTACAGCGGAAAGTTCTATTCCAATTGCCAG GTTATTGGGTCGGCAGAGGAACCAAGTAGACTCTTGCTTTGTGAAGCAACAGGCGTAGTCATGAGGAAATGCTTTCATCTTCTCGGAATTGAAGCCGTGTACAAGATGTGA
- the LOC112187436 gene encoding uncharacterized protein LOC112187436, translating to MGLQEAKVGGDQNRKESEIGYQGFEDNWVIKEDYPEDNCDSRSMDSMESSSSSFSSDLVEDVSSSSSSSSNGPLYELSELMIHLPIRKGLSKYYQGKSQSFTSLGGVKSLEDLAKKVAAPYRRKMKPCKSYGGGLDHGHKSFSTSPKAIISKKAISKGSFLYSISSNTKRK from the exons atgggTCTTCAAGAAGCTAAGGTTGGTGGTGATCAAAATAGGAAAGAAAGCGAGATTGGTTATCAGGGTTTTGAAGATAACTGGGTTATAAAGGAAGACTACCCTGAAGATAATTGTGATTCAAGATCCATGGACTCCATGGAATCGTCTTCGTCTTCGTTTTCATCAGATTTGGTCGAGGatgtatcttcttcttcttcttcatcttcaaatgGACCTCTTTATGAATTATCTGAGCTCATGATTCATCTTCCTATAAG GAAAGGTTTATCGAAGTATTATCAAGGAAAGTCGCAATCTTTCACATCTCTGGGAGGTGTGAAGAGCTTAGAGGATCTTGCAAAGAAGGTGGCAGCACCCTATAGAAGGAAAATGAAGCCATGCAAGAGCTATGGAGGTGGTTTAGATCATGGTCACAAATCTTTTAGTACAAGTCCGAAAGCCATTATCTCAAAGAAAGCTATTTCAAAGGGTTCTTTCTTATATTCCATAAGTAGTAATACCAAGAGGAAATAA
- the LOC112189155 gene encoding mitogen-activated protein kinase kinase 6 isoform X2, protein MKTKTPLNLKKQLKLSVPAQETNITSFLTASGTFHDGGLLLNQKGLRLISEEKEPSDSKELNVEFSLEDLETIKVIGKGSGGVVQLVRHKWVGKLFALKVIQMNIQEEIRKQIVQELKINQAAQCPHVVVCHHSFYRNGAISLVLEYMDRGSLADVIRQVKTILEPYLAVVCKQVLQGLVYLHNERHVIHRDIKPSNLLVNHKGEVKITDFGVSASLASSMGQRDTFVGTYNYMSPERIKGGTYDYSSDIWSLGMVILECAIGRFPYMQSEDEQSWPSFYELLEAIVGSPPPTAPSDQFSPEFCSFVSACIQKDPQHRSSSLDLLSHPFIKKFEDKDIDLEILVGSLESPVNFPR, encoded by the exons ATGAAGACGAAGACGCCATTGAATCTGAAGAAGCAGCTCAAGCTCTCTGTTCCTGCTCAAGAAACCAACATCACCTCATTCTT GACTGCCAGTGGCACATTTCATGATGGGGGTTTGCTTCTGAACCAGAAAGGGTTGCGGCTTATCTCCGAAGAAAAGGAG CCTTCTGATAGCAAGGAGCTCAATGTTGAATTTTCCTTGGAAGATCTCGAGACTATCAAAGTGATTGGAAAGGGAAGTGGTGGTGTAGTTCAACTTGTTCGCCATAAATGGGTAGGAAAACTATTTGCCTTGAAG GTTATTCAGATGAACATACAAGAGGAAATTCGTAAACAGATTGTGCAGGAGCTAAAAATAAACCAAGCAGCACAATGTCCACATGTGGTAGTTTGCCACCACTCCTTTTATCGCAATGGAGCAATTTCTCTTGTGTTAGAATACATGGACCGTGGATCTCTTGCAGATGTGATCAGACAAGTTAAGACAATTCTTGAACCATATCTTGCAGTCGTTTGTAAACAG GTTTTACAAGGTCTTGTCTACTTGCACAATGAAAGGCATGTAATACATAGAGACATAAAACCATCCAATCTGCTAGTAAACCACAAGGGGGAGGTCAAGATTACTGATTTTGGTGTGAGTGCTTCACTTGCTAGCTCCATGGGTCAGAGGGACACATTTGTTGGTACTTACAATTATATGTCG CCAGAGAGAATTAAAGGGGGTACTTATGACTACAGCAGTGACATTTGGAGTTTAGGCATGGTGATACTTGAGTGTGCTATTGGACGGTTTCCTTACATGCAATCTGAAGATGAACAAAGCTGGCCAAGCTTTTATGAGCTTTTGGAGGCAATTGTTGGCAGTCCACCACCTACTGCTCCATCGGATCAGTTCTCTCCCGAGTTCTGTTCTTTTGTGTCTGCCTG CATACAGAAAGACCCTCAACACAGATCATCATCTTTGGATCTTTTG AGTCACCCATTCATCAAAAAGTTTGAAGACAAGGACATTGATCTTGAGATTCTGGTGGGTAGCTTGGAATCCCCTGTAAATTTTCCCAGATAG
- the LOC112189155 gene encoding mitogen-activated protein kinase kinase 6 isoform X1: MKTKTPLNLKKQLKLSVPAQETNITSFLTASGTFHDGGLLLNQKGLRLISEEKEVRPSDSKELNVEFSLEDLETIKVIGKGSGGVVQLVRHKWVGKLFALKVIQMNIQEEIRKQIVQELKINQAAQCPHVVVCHHSFYRNGAISLVLEYMDRGSLADVIRQVKTILEPYLAVVCKQVLQGLVYLHNERHVIHRDIKPSNLLVNHKGEVKITDFGVSASLASSMGQRDTFVGTYNYMSPERIKGGTYDYSSDIWSLGMVILECAIGRFPYMQSEDEQSWPSFYELLEAIVGSPPPTAPSDQFSPEFCSFVSACIQKDPQHRSSSLDLLSHPFIKKFEDKDIDLEILVGSLESPVNFPR, from the exons ATGAAGACGAAGACGCCATTGAATCTGAAGAAGCAGCTCAAGCTCTCTGTTCCTGCTCAAGAAACCAACATCACCTCATTCTT GACTGCCAGTGGCACATTTCATGATGGGGGTTTGCTTCTGAACCAGAAAGGGTTGCGGCTTATCTCCGAAGAAAAGGAGGTCCGA CCTTCTGATAGCAAGGAGCTCAATGTTGAATTTTCCTTGGAAGATCTCGAGACTATCAAAGTGATTGGAAAGGGAAGTGGTGGTGTAGTTCAACTTGTTCGCCATAAATGGGTAGGAAAACTATTTGCCTTGAAG GTTATTCAGATGAACATACAAGAGGAAATTCGTAAACAGATTGTGCAGGAGCTAAAAATAAACCAAGCAGCACAATGTCCACATGTGGTAGTTTGCCACCACTCCTTTTATCGCAATGGAGCAATTTCTCTTGTGTTAGAATACATGGACCGTGGATCTCTTGCAGATGTGATCAGACAAGTTAAGACAATTCTTGAACCATATCTTGCAGTCGTTTGTAAACAG GTTTTACAAGGTCTTGTCTACTTGCACAATGAAAGGCATGTAATACATAGAGACATAAAACCATCCAATCTGCTAGTAAACCACAAGGGGGAGGTCAAGATTACTGATTTTGGTGTGAGTGCTTCACTTGCTAGCTCCATGGGTCAGAGGGACACATTTGTTGGTACTTACAATTATATGTCG CCAGAGAGAATTAAAGGGGGTACTTATGACTACAGCAGTGACATTTGGAGTTTAGGCATGGTGATACTTGAGTGTGCTATTGGACGGTTTCCTTACATGCAATCTGAAGATGAACAAAGCTGGCCAAGCTTTTATGAGCTTTTGGAGGCAATTGTTGGCAGTCCACCACCTACTGCTCCATCGGATCAGTTCTCTCCCGAGTTCTGTTCTTTTGTGTCTGCCTG CATACAGAAAGACCCTCAACACAGATCATCATCTTTGGATCTTTTG AGTCACCCATTCATCAAAAAGTTTGAAGACAAGGACATTGATCTTGAGATTCTGGTGGGTAGCTTGGAATCCCCTGTAAATTTTCCCAGATAG
- the LOC112189506 gene encoding pentatricopeptide repeat-containing protein At5g65560 has translation MIRKATATITPFKHQLLFFFSSSSSPPPPDNLPSQLFAILSRPNWQKHPSLKALIPSISPSHVSSLFSLNPVHPRTALHFFTWLAHNPKFHHNVHSHSSLLALLLRNGFSGPAERVRISMIKASISNADARFVLDRLRRFKHEFGFKITLRLGNVVEAGVYVSKIVEAGLKPNTNTYNSLIMGHCRNKDVDSAYRAFKVIPNKGCARDVVSYNVLIHGLCEAGRSNEAFELYSNMEKDECLPDAPTYNVLIHALCRGGRRLEGMSLFKEMKEKGCEPSVNTYNVLITSLCDENKLQYARKVLDLMSGKGLVPDVVTYNALIDGYCKEGAVEAAFGILGLMESNKCRPNARTFTELIHGFCKRNNVHQAMALLDRMLERKLSPDQITYNSLINGQCKAGHVDSAYRLLSLMKHSGLVPDQWTYSVIIDSLCKLGRLKEAQALFDSLKDKGIKSNEVIFTALLDGYCKIGKIDDARTLFNRMLAEGCFPNSYTYCAFLGGLCKEGKTKEALSVVEQMLSSGVKPTVHTCNVLINHVLKEGDFNHAQRFLSEFVSLGYRPDAVMYGTFVHAYCSIDNIKEAEKVMTKMDEEGISADSLTYAFLIEAYLRLGLIDSAFDVFKRMFDAHCNPCHRIYYLLIKHLSNEKLLQTDDNVVGLHMVSSVPSADMWKTVDFEIALELLEKMNEHGCAPNVKTYGELIVALCKVRNLEVARKLYAHMRDTSISPSEDICNSLLKCCCELKVYGEAAILVDAMIQLGYLPALESCKLLVCGLFEEENSEKANSVFCRILCCAYNYDEVAWKVLLEGLLTRGHINRCSEMVTVIENMGYKLHSETYSMLIEGFDGI, from the exons ATGATCAGAAAAGCGACGGCCACGATCACCCCATTCAAGCACCaactcttgttcttcttctcctcctcctcctctccacCACCACCGGACAACCTCCCTTCCCAGCTCTTCGCCATCCTCTCCCGCCCAAACTGGCAAAAACACCCCTCCCTCAAAGCCCTTATCCCCTCCATATCCCCCTCCCACGTCTCCTCCCTCTTCTCCCTCAACCCGGTCCACCCCCGAACCGCCCTCCACTTCTTCACCTGGCTCGCCCACAACCCCAAATTCCACCACAACGTCCACTCCCACTCCTCCCTCCTCGCCCTCCTCCTCCGCAACGGCTTCTCCGGCCCCGCCGAGAGGGTCCGCATTTCGATGATTAAGGCTTCAATCTCTAACGCCGACGCCCGGTTCGTGCTGGACCGGTTGCGCCGGTTCAAGCACGAATTCGGGTTCAAGATCACCCTCAG ATTAGGCAATGTAGTTGAGGCTGGTGTCTATGTTAGTAAGATCGTTGAGGCGGGTTTGAAGCCGAATACGAATACTTACAATTCTTTGATAATGGGGCATTGTAGGAATAAGGATGTGGATAGTGCTTACAGGGCTTTTAAGGTGATCCCCAACAAGGGTTGTGCAAGAGATGTGGTTTCGTATAATGTATTGATACACGGGCTCTGTGAGGCTGGCAGGAGTAACGAGGCGTTTGAGTTGTACTCTAATATGGAGAAGGATGAGTGTTTACCAGATGCGCCGACGTATAATGTTCTTATTCATGCATTGTGTAGAGGGGGGAGGAGATTGGAAGGGATGAGTTTGTTTAAGGAGATGAAAGAGAAGGGTTGTGAGCCTAGTGTAAATACTTATAATGTGCTCATTACTAGCCTGTGTGACGAAAATAAGCTTCAGTATGCTAGGAAGGTTCTAGACCTGATGTCGGGGAAAGGGTTGGTTCCGGATGTTGTCACGTACAATGCATTGATTGATGGGTATTGCAAGGAGGGAGCGGTTGAGGCTGCGTTTGGGATTCTGGGTTTGATGGAATCTAATAAGTGTCGTCCAAATGCTCGCACGTTTACTGAATTGATTCATGGCTTTTGTAAAAGGAATAATGTGCACCAGGCAATGGCGCTTCTTGATAGGATGCTTGAACGGAAGCTCTCACCAGACCAGATTACATATAATTCGTTGATCAATGGGCAGTGTAAAGCAGGTCATGTAGATAGTGCTTATAGGTTGCTTAGTTTGATGAAACATAGTGGTTTAGTTCCTGACCAGTGGACTTACAGTGTCATCATCGACAGTCTCTGTAAGTTGGGGAGATTAAAAGAAGCTCAAGCCCTCTTCGATTCTCTCAAGGACAAAGGCATCAAATCTAATGAAGTGATATTTACGGCTTTACTTGATGGTTACTGCAAGATTGGGAAAATCGATGATGCTCGCACTTTATTTAATAGAATGCTTGCTGAGGGTTGTTTCCCAAACTCGTATACTTACTGTGCCTTCCTAGGTGGGCTGTGCAAAGAGGGAAAAACAAAGGAAGCATTATCAGTGGTGGAACAGATGCTAAGTAGTGGTGTGAAGCCTACAGTCCACACTTGTAATGTTCTAATTAACCATGTGCTGAAAGAAGGGGATTTCAACCATGCTCAGAGGTTTTTGAGTGAATTTGTTTCTCTTGGTTACCGACCTGATGCAGTCATGTACGGTACATTTGTTCATGCATATTGCAGCATAGATAATATAAAAGAAGCAGAGAAGGTAATGACTAAGATGGATGAAGAAGGAATTTCTGCAGATTCATTGACATACGCATTTTTAATCGAGGCATATCTTCGTTTGGGATTAATAGATTCTGCATTTGATGTCTTTAAGCGCATGTTTGATGCTCATTGCAACCCTTGTCATCGCATCTATTACTTGCTCATCAAACACCTGTCAAATGAAAAGTTGCTGCAGACCGACGATAATGTAGTAGGACTTCATATGGTTTCAAGTGTCCCATCAGCTGATATGTGGAAGACAGTGGATTTTGAAATTGCTTTAGAGCTCCTTGAGAAGATGAATGAACATGGTTGTGCACCGAATGTGAAAACTTACGGTGAGCTTATAGTAGCACTTTGCAAAGTTAGGAACTTGGAAGTAGCCCGTAAGTTGTATGCTCATATGAGAGATACCAGCATTTCTCCTAGTGAGGATATTTGTAACTCTCTTCTTAAATGTTGCTGCGAGTTGAAGGTGTATGGAGAAGCAGCTATTCTGGTGGACGCTATGATTCAGCTTGGTTATTTACCAGCATTGGAGTCGTGCAAATTGCTTGTATGTGGACTTTTTGAAGAAGAGAATAGTGAGAAGGCAAATTCTGTTTTCTGCAGAATTCTTTGTTGCGCGTATAACTACGATGAAGTGGCCTGGAAAGTTCTTCTTGAAGGTTTACTTACGAGGGGTCATATCAATAGATGCTCTGAGATGGTAACCGTCATCGAAAATATGGGTTACAAGCTTCATTCTGAGACCTATTCAATGTTAATTGAGGGATTTGATGGAATATAA